From the Manihot esculenta cultivar AM560-2 chromosome 3, M.esculenta_v8, whole genome shotgun sequence genome, one window contains:
- the LOC110612401 gene encoding peroxidase A2 gives MKSHSRFASSCSLMLVLGLACGLLVGGWLANGQLSPTFYDETCPYASCIIRQVIKQSMQSDPRIGASLIRLHFHDCFVNGCDGSILLDDSPNIESEKEAAANKNSARGFDVVDTIKGRLESICPSTVSCADILTNAAQQSVSLAGGPSWSNLLGRRDSTTANKTLVNINIPSPFDTLGGLKSKFTNVGLNGNTDLVALSGAHTFGRAQCLTFNGRLYNFNNTGVPDPTLNTTYLQRLRQICPQGGNASVIANLELTTPDAFDNNYFSNLLSNQGLLQSDQELFSTTGADTVAIVNHFSANQSAFFESFVKSMIRMGNLSVLTGTHGEIRLNCREVNANSATADSILVSLI, from the exons atgaaaTCTCATTCTCGTTTTGCTTCTTCTTGTTCATTAATGCTAGTTTTAGGTTTAGCATGTGGATTACTGGTTGGAGGATGGTTAGCAAATGGGCAGCTGAGTCCAACATTTTACGACGAAACTTGCCCATATGCTTCTTGCATCATACGTCAGGTCATCAAGCAATCCATGCAATCTGATCCCAGGATTGGCGCTAGCCTCATCAGGCTTCATTTTCATGACTGCTTTGTTAAT GGATGCGATGGATCAATTCTGTTGGACGACAGTCCTAATATAGAAAGTGAAAAGGAAGCTGCTGCCAATAAAAACTCTGCCAGAGGTTTTGATGTTGTTGATACTATCAAGGGTAGGCTGGAGAGTATCTGTCCTTCCACTGTTTCTTGTGCTGATATACTCACAAATGCAGCTCAACAATCTGTTTCTTTG GCAGGAGGTCCCTCGTGGAGTAATCTACTAGGAAGAAGAGACAGCACAACAGCAAACAAAACTCTAGTTAATATTAACATTCCAAGTCCCTTTGACACTCTTGGTGGTCTCAAATCTAAGTTTACAAATGTAGGCCTCAATGGAAACACTGACCTGGTTGCTCTCTCTG gTGCTCACACTTTTGGAAGAGCTCAGTGTTTAACTTTCAATGGTAGATTATACAACTTCAACAACACTGGTGTTCCAGACCCAACACTGAACACAACTTATCTGCAAAGACTTCGCCAAATATGCCCACAAGGTGGAAATGCAAGTGTCATAGCCAATCTTGAATTGACAACACCTGATGCATTTGACAATAACTATTTCTCTAATCTTCTATCAAACCAAGGCCTCCTCCAGAGCGATCAGGAACTATTTTCAACTACTGGGGCTGATACTGTCGCCATTGTCAACCACTTCAGTGCTAATCAGAGTGCTTTCTTTGAAAGCTTTGTGAAATCCATGATCAGAATGGGAAATCTTAGTGTTTTAACAGGAACTCATGGGGAGATCAGGTTGAATTGCAGAGAAGTTAATGCGAATTCAGCTACAGCAGATAGTATTCTTGTGagcttaatatga
- the LOC110611239 gene encoding probable plastid-lipid-associated protein 12, chloroplastic — translation MAMKLNLSVTLSLGLNPFPKFNSKKLHAYGCRRGLHVSRSSLVEEQQQSISFSKPETHLIDALIGIQGRGKSASPQQLQEVESAVKALEGLEGVPEPTSSDLIEGCWQLMFTTRPGTASPIQRTFVGVDFFSVFQEVYLKTNDPRVSNIVRFSDAIGELKVEAAAAIENGKRIIFRFDRAAFSFNFLPFKVPYPVPFRLLGDEAKGWLDTTYLSPSGNLRISRGNKGTTFVLQKKTEPRQRLLAAISTETQVREAIDEFVSLNKNTAKDEIELLDGEWQMIWSSQTETDSWIENAANGLMGKQIVKNNGQLKFVVDILLGLRFSMTGTFEKSGTNKYNVIMDDAAIIAGPYGYPLEMETKINLELLYTDEKIRISKGYNGIVFVHVRTDGTKQE, via the exons ATGGCTATGAAATTGAATCTTAGTGTAACTTTAAGCCTAGGATTGAATCCATTTCCCAAATTCAATTCAAAGAAGCTCCATGCATATGGCTGTAGAAGAGGTCTCCATGTTTCCCGCTCTTCTCTTGTGGAGGAACAGCAGCAATCTATCTCTTTCTCTAAACCCGAAACTCACTTGATTGATGCCCTTATTGGGATCCAAGGCCGAGGCAAATCCGCATCTCCTCAGCAACTGCag GAAGTGGAGAGCGCAGTGAAAGCTTTAGAAGGTTTAGAAGGCGTTCCTGAACCA ACAAGCTCAGATTTAATTGAAGGTTGCTGGCAATTGATGTTTACAACTAGACCAGGGACAGCATCTCCAATTCAG AGAACATTTGTAGGTGTTGACTTCTTTAGTGTATTTCAAGAGGTATACCTTAAGACAAATGATCCACGTGTATCTAACATTGTAAGGTTCTCAGATGCAATAGGTGAGCTAAAGGTGGAG GCAGCAGCAGCAATTGAAAATGGAAAACGGATCATATTTCGATTTGACAGAGCAGCATTTTCATTCAACTTTTTACCATTTAAAGTTCCCTATCCAGTGCCATTCCGGCTTCTTGGTGATGAAGCAAAGGGTTGGTTGGACACTACATACTTGTCCCCATCCGGAAACCTTCGCATATCAAGAGGAAATAAG GGCACCACATTTGTGCTGCAAAAAAAAACTGAACCCAGGCAAAGATTGCTTGCAGCCATTTCTACAGAAACACAAGTCAGAGAG GCAATAGATGAGTTCGTATCTCTAAATAAGAACACTGCTAAAGACGAAATAGAACTCCTCGATGGAGAATGGCAAATGATATGGAGTTCACAG ACGGAGACAGACAGTTGGATAGAAAATGCTGCCAATGGTCTTATGGGCAAGCAG ATTGTCAAAAATAATGGACAACTGAAGTTTGTGGTAGACATCTTGCTTGGGCTTAGATTCTCCATGACTGGAACATTTGA GAAATCTGGGACAAACAAATACAATGTTATAATGGATGATGCAGCGATCATTGCAGGCCCTTATGGATATCCTTTAGAGATGGAAACCAAGATTAACCTAGAGCTGCT GTATACTGATGAAAAGATCAGAATTAGCAAGGGGTATAATGGCATTGTTTTCGTGCATGTACGGACAGATGGAACAAAGCAGGAATAG